The window tttatttacaacaCGATTAACTGTTtaacaaataatgtttttttttctaatttaggaTGTTAAAATGGTCAaaccaataattattttagtttagttatttaatattttaaaccaaaaaaatatatatatatataattatatatttaatttaaaaaattaacatttcaaccaataattataataaattagaaagttaatatgtctaatcaactattttttttttattttgaaaattaacatGTAGAacctattatttttcttaattagaatttaacCCTCACAAAATTCTTGACAAGAATtgtgaattataatttaatctaaattctTATGAAATTAAATCCCGATTTGACTCCTCCAAATAAACtctcattattaaaaaaaaataaaaattaaccgaaagaagaaatataaaaaagaaagaagatgagatTGCAAAAATTCAAACTATTAATTTTGAAGATTAAGAAGGGGATGAAGAGTGTTGGTTGAAAAATACTATAATTACActttaaagaattttaaaaaaatatgacaaaaaaagaaaaatatataggtAGATTTTTTTTAACACCCTGTTTgttattttgagtttattttaataaatataagttatataacacgttttttttttatcatttgtatatacaaacaaaatatttttattacataaCACATGTGAAGAACTTGATATGTAGATATGTAATTTGTGTAtctaatttttttgaataatgaatagaaaattaatattctatCATCAATTATTGACCTCTTCTACAGCtaataatatctaatttaaacatttaaaaaataaaattagaaaaaggaTATATTcgacaaagaaaaagaaaacccacaaactgaaaataaacattaaaaaaaggaaaaagcaaaaaagaaaaatatcaaaagtGTCACCCACAAacttcttgaaaaaaaattattttaaaaaggaaATTATTCATCTTCATGAGTCTCTCTCCTTTCTCCGGCGGttgatctctctctctctctccattCTCCGGCGGTTGATTTCTCTACACCCATTTCTCCGGAGATCGAACTTGTAATTAGTAATCAAGAGAGAAAGAGCTTAAAAGGGtcgattttttttgaaaatgtcaTTTTACAGATCGCAGCAGTTTCTATTTCTTTCTATTTCTCTCTTACTTGCATCaattttctttgtttgttcAAATGGGGAGTCTAAGTTTTACACAGGTACTTCATATCTCACTCTTACTAATCAGTtagattaaacattttattcGATTCATTTCTGAAATCGGTTCTCAGGGGATGATTTTGAAGTGAATATTGATAATGGGTTTGCAAATTGGGGTGCGAAAAGAGTGTTACTTGCTGAAGCTGGTGAACCTAGCGGCGAAGATGCTCTTAACTCAACTTATCTAATCTTGGCTGCAAAAAGAACTCATAGGAAAGATCCTCTTGAtgggtttaaaaaatatacaggCGGTTGGAACATAAGCGAGAAGCATTACTGGGCTGTAAGTTCTTGATTGTTTACTgtttttagggttttttttttttactaggtTGTTGAGAAATCACACAAACTGTGAAATAATGGTCCAAGTTCCAAGAATACATCAACAAAGACTAAAATACCCACTAATAATAAACCCTAATTCAATTAGTATATGAATCATATCTAAGATGGGTGAAGGTTTGGTTCATGTTCTTGCTATGTAGAGTATTTGTTTATAACTtaatgagaagaaaaaaaaaagcaagaACATGAAACCTTGTTGATGCTGCAATAGGCAGTCAAGAACTGAAACAAGAACAGAGCAAGAACAGGGGCTTTCGAGATTGTTTGTTAAGTTTTACATGTAGTTTTAAACAGAGAATACATGtctattaatttgggttggagACTTAACTTGGTGCCTTTTTTGTATGTATTATGCGGTCCTAGATTTATGGGTTGTTTGTATTATGCTTTCTTAATCTTATTTCTAAAGCTGTATGTGTTATGGgagataatttgaaatttatttggcttcttattttgattcatttgaCTGTTTCTAACATTCTTTATTCATTGATATTATGCAGTCGGTCGCGTTTACTTCTGCTCCCTTCTTCGTCATTGCAGCTGTCTGGTTTATCTTATTTGGACTTTGTTTGTCGTTCATATGTCTCTGTTATTGCTGTTGTAGAGGCGAGCCTTATGGCTATTCTAAATTTGCCTATGCTCTTTCCCTCATTTTACTTATATTCTTCACTATTTCAGCAATGtaagtatatataattgtctcttgttaacattttttatttacctATACCCTAAACTTAACCGGTCAAGGTGTTTTTCTCATATGAATTCAGAGTCGGATGCATTGTTCTGTACACTGGTCAAGGGAAATACCACACTAGTACCAAAAGTACTTTGAAATACGTGGTGAATGTGTCGCATATGACTGTCGAAAATCTTAGGAATGTTTCGGTCTATCTTTCTGCAGCTAAGCAAATTTCAGTGGATCAAGTTATCCTACCTTCGAATATTCAAGATGACATTGATCGGATTCAGACCAAGATTAATTCTTCGTCTAACACTCTCGATACCCGAACCAAAGATAACGCCCATAAAATAAACTGGCTCTTGAACACCGTGTAAGATATTTGAGAACTACAATTCCTTCTTTtagttgtgtttttttttgcTTAATGTCACTGCCTTTTCTCATATTTCAGGAGATTGGCTCTTATCATTATCGCTGCTGTTATGCTTGGCTTGACCTTCCTCGGTTTTTGTAAGTCCCACTCACCCTTTCTCTTGATccaaattgtttttttgttgtttcatttggtacacaaatcattttctatattataatgtaacttttgttttatttggtatatagatatccaattattttttacaataaatgtAGTTTTTTCCAAATAACGATCAATATGTCAATTTTTGTTACCAAAACAGCCCAATTCTtacattaattcatttttttcttgagCCAGTGTTCTCGCTGTTCGGTATGCAGTCCTGCGTATACTTGTAAGTCTGATAACATTTTATgcttaatatatttgaattggGTCAAATACTTTCTAATAATTTGAAATCGTTTGCAGATTGGTTATTATCGGGTGGATACTTGTTACGGGTACATTTATTTTGAGCGGTATTTTTCTTCTCCTACACAAGTAAGTTGTTGCATTTCTCATTAAATTGATAGTTAATCAAAATTATCAGTATGGATCCAAATTTATATGTTTCTAACTAATTTCTTGGTAGAAAAATGTATTtccaaagatttttttaatgatttcttATCTAGATCCATCCTCGTCcagaaagtgttttcaaatgggccCATTGACTCGTTTAGGAAtctgataatatattttttttcttgacgTGTAGTGCGTCAGCGGATACTTGTGTCGCGATGAACCAATGGGTGAAAAACCCAACCGCTCATACGGCTTTGGATGACATTCTTCCTTGTGTCGATAATGCGACTGCTCAGGAGACGTTGACAAAAAGCAAGGAAGTAACCTCCCAACTTGTCAACGTGATAAATCAGGTTATCACCAATGTCTCGAATGGAAACTTTCCTCCCAACTTTGGACCTTTGTACTACAATCAATCTGGTCCTTTGTTGTCGATTCTCTGTAACCCTTTTAATGCTGATATGACAAACCGAACCTGTCAGACGGGTGAAGTCGAATTGGGTAATGCTACAGAGGTAAGCACGGTTTTGAAATATCCTTTTGCTTTGGTCTTGTTTAATAGGGAGACGTTCGATCTGGGTTATCCCACCAACACCATGAAACATATCATTCAAACTATCAACTGATCtctatttcttttcaaaaaaatattacttttgtTATTATACCCTTTTACTCCATTAACCCCCAAATAACTTTAAGGATTTGTTCAGTTTGAGGTATTATATGGGTCTAAATCATAAATTCcttatcattcaaatcatcaatcaaaacatcatatttctttttttctcaaaaattgtCTTATGAGTTTAATGTCAAATAACATTTATAGTCTTTTCATTAATCACATCACTGTCTTTTCTTTTCCTCGAAAATCTCATGAACACGAGTTTATGCTCTCTTGCAGCTAGACTAACCTTCAACCAAAATACTACCTAttcttttcaatatatatttgtttccCATATTTGTTTACCCAAATAAAACTTTCCAATAACCTATACCAATCAAGACTATTTGGAAATAACCTACtctttatccaaataacccataaCCGAACAACGCCCAATTTTCAATAACCTAAGACCTTGTTTGCGATGACTTTTGTTTTCTTATCAAAAAAGAGATATTGTTTGATGTAATTATTTTGGTAAATTGACAAACATATACTtagtgtttaatattttaaaatgttataaataataaagtaaatatattttggttGAGGATTTTTAGACTTGTTTTGTTAATGCAGGTTTGGAAAAACTATGTTTGCGAGGTTTCAGGAAATGGAATATGCACGACTACAGGTAGACTTACACCAGCAATTTACGGTCAGATGGCAGCAGGTGTTAATGTTAGCTATGGATTGTACACTTATGGTCCGTTTCTGGTTAGTCTAGAAGACTGTTCCTTTGTTCGCGAAACATTCTCAGACATATATAAGGATCACTGTCCTGGCTTGAGGCGATACAGCGAATGGACCTATGCAGGATTGTTCATGGTTTCAGCTGCTGTTATGCTCTCTTTGATCTTTTGGGTAATTTACGGGAGGGAGAGAAGGCATCGCGTTTATACGAAAGACCATGATGCTGGAGGGCACAAACGGTATTGAGGTGTAGAGAGAGTAATGGTGGTTTGAGTATTATTGACATATTGTTGTAATGTTTGTGCAGTTTTATGTGTGAAGTTTGTGTTAATTGAAGGATTCTAGGTTATTTTGGTATTATTAGTGATTATCAATTGGTTG is drawn from Impatiens glandulifera chromosome 3, dImpGla2.1, whole genome shotgun sequence and contains these coding sequences:
- the LOC124931460 gene encoding uncharacterized protein LOC124931460; this encodes MSFYRSQQFLFLSISLLLASIFFVCSNGESKFYTGDDFEVNIDNGFANWGAKRVLLAEAGEPSGEDALNSTYLILAAKRTHRKDPLDGFKKYTGGWNISEKHYWASVAFTSAPFFVIAAVWFILFGLCLSFICLCYCCCRGEPYGYSKFAYALSLILLIFFTISAIVGCIVLYTGQGKYHTSTKSTLKYVVNVSHMTVENLRNVSVYLSAAKQISVDQVILPSNIQDDIDRIQTKINSSSNTLDTRTKDNAHKINWLLNTVRLALIIIAAVMLGLTFLGFLFSLFGMQSCVYLLVIIGWILVTGTFILSGIFLLLHNASADTCVAMNQWVKNPTAHTALDDILPCVDNATAQETLTKSKEVTSQLVNVINQVITNVSNGNFPPNFGPLYYNQSGPLLSILCNPFNADMTNRTCQTGEVELGNATEVWKNYVCEVSGNGICTTTGRLTPAIYGQMAAGVNVSYGLYTYGPFLVSLEDCSFVRETFSDIYKDHCPGLRRYSEWTYAGLFMVSAAVMLSLIFWVIYGRERRHRVYTKDHDAGGHKRY